The Hypomesus transpacificus isolate Combined female chromosome 2, fHypTra1, whole genome shotgun sequence genome window below encodes:
- the LOC124478873 gene encoding potassium-transporting ATPase alpha chain 1, which yields MSKGKDYDMFVEMDKMGDKMDVQIKKNKKTKKKERLEGMKKEMDTDDHQIPLEELEIRYTTSITKGLSTTIAKQVQERDGPNALKPPKGTPEYVKFARQLAGGLQCLMWVAAAICFIAFGIELSRGNLTSFDDLYLAITLIAVVVVTGCFGYYQEFKSTNIIASFKNLVPQQALVIRDGQKNEINAVDLVVGDLVEIKGGDRVPADIRIITSHGCKVDNSSLTGESEPQSKTPECTHENPLETKNIAFFSTTCLEGVATGIIINTGDRTIIGRIATLASGVGNEKTPIAIEIEHFVDIIAGLAIFFGFTFFVVAMFIGYRFLEAMIFFMAIVVAYVPEGLLATVTVCLSLTAKRLARKNCVVKNLEAVETLGSTSVICSDKTGTLTQNRMTVAHLWFDNTIHAADTTEDQSGQSFDQSSETWRALGRVAALCNRAIFKPNQENLPIPRRIVVGDASETALLKFTELTIGNIIEYRERFKKTVEIPFNSTNKFQLSVHELEDPLDLRYLLVMKGAPERILERCSTILIKGQELPLDEQWKEAFQTAYMDLGSLGERVLGFCHIYLNEKEFPRGFHFDSDEMNFTTSDLCFAGLISMIDPPRATVPDAVMKCRTAGIRVVMVTGDHPITAKAIAANVGIISEGSETVEDIAARKRIPVEQVNKRDARACVISGGQLKEMSSEDLDDTLRNHPEMVFARTSPQQKLIIVESCQRLGSIVAVTGDGVNDSPALKKADIGIAMGIAGSDAAKNAADMILLDDNFASIVTGVEQGRLIFDNLKKSIAYTLTKNIPELTPYLIYITVSVPLPLGCITILFIELATDIYPSVSLAYEKAESDIMNLKPRNPRRDRLVNEALAAYSYFQIGAIQSFAGFTDYFAAMAQEGWYPLLCVGLRSQWENTHLQDVQDSYGQEWTFSQRLYQQYTCYTVFFVSIEICQISDVLIRKTRRLSVFQQGLFRNKVLVSAIVFQLLLGNLLCYCPGMPNIFNFMPIRVQWWFVPVPYGILIFVYDEIRKLGVRRYPGSWWDQELYY from the exons ATGAGTAAAggg AAAGACTACGATATGTTTGTGGAGATGGACAAGATGGGGGACAAGATGGACGTCCAAatcaagaaaaataaaaaaacgaagaagaaggagagactggagggcaTGAAGAAAGAGATGGACACA GATGACCATCAGATACCTCTTGAAGAGTTGGAAATTAGGTACACCACAAGTATTACAAAG GGCCTGAGCACCACCATTGCAAAACAGGTTCAGGAGAGGGATGGCCCTAATGCATTGAAGCCCCCCAAAGGTACACCAGAGTATGTGAAATTTGCTCGACAGCTGGCCGGGGGGCTGCAGTGTCTGATGTGGGTGGCAGCGGCCATCTGCTTCATCGCTTTCGGCATTGAGCTCAGTCGAGGAAACCTCACCAGCTTTGACGAC CTGTACCTAGCGATTACTTTAATAGCTGTTGTGGTGGTGACAGGATGCTTTGGTTACTACCAGGAGTTCAAGAGTACTAACATTATTGCCAGCTTCAAGAACCTGGTGCCACAG CAAGCCCTAGTGATCCGCGACGGGCAAAAGAACGAGATCAATGCCGTTGATCTGGTGGTGGGAGACTTGGTGGAGATTAAGGGTGGTGACCGTGTGCCAGCTGACATACGCATTATCACCTCACATGGCTGTAAG GTGGACAACTCATCCCTGACAGGAGAGTCAGAGCCCCAGTCAAAAACACCAGAGTGTACCCACGAGAACCCCTTGGAGACCAAGAACATTGCATTCTTCTCCACCACCTGCCTGGAAG GCGTGGCCACTGGCATCATCATCAATACAGGAGACCGCACCATTATTGGGCGCATTGCCACCTTGGCATCAGGTGTCGGCAATGAGAAGACTCCTATCGCCATAGAGATTGAGCACTTTGTTGATATCATTGCTGGGCTGGCCATTTTCTTTGGTTTCACTTTCTTTGTGGTGGCCATGTTTATTGGCTACCGCTTCCTGGAAGCCATGATCTTCTTCATGGCAATTGTGGTGGCGTATGTCCCCGAGGGTCTGCTGGCTACTGTTACT gtctgtctgtctttgactGCCAAGCGTCTGGCCAGGAAAAATTGTGTTGTGAAAAACCTGGAAGCGGTGGAGACCCTGGGTTCTACCTCAGTCATCTGCTCAGACAAAACTGGAACCCTCACGCAGAACCGAATGACTGTAGCCCACCTTTGGTTCGACAACACGATACACGCTGCCGACACCACAGAAGACCAGTCAG GACAGAGTTTTGACCAATCGTCAGAGACCTGGCGTGCTTTGGGAAGGGTGGCAGCGTTGTGTAACAGAGCCATCTTCAAACCCAATCAAGAGAATCTGCCTATTCCAAGG AGAATAGTGGTGGGTGATGCATCTGAAACGGCCCTGTTGAAGTTTACTGAGCTGACCATAGGTAACATCATAGAATACAGAGAGCGCTTCAAGAAGACAGTGGAGATTCCTTTCAATTCCACAAACAAGTTCCAG CTGTCAGTACATGAGCTGGAAGACCCCCTCGACTTGCGCTACCTGCTGGTGATGAAGGGAGCCCCAGAGAGGATCCTGGAGCGTTGCTCAACCATCCTAATCAAAGGCCAGGAGTTGCCTTTGGACGAGCAATGGAAAGAGGCCTTCCAAACTGCATACATGGACCTGGGGAGCCTAGGGGAGAGAGTGCTGG GTTTCTGTCACATCTACCTGAATGAGAAGGAGTTTCCCAGAGGTTTCCACTTTGATTCAGATGAGATGAATTTCACCACCTCAGACCTTTGCTTTGCTGGTCTCATCTCCATGATCGACCCGCCCCGCGCCACAGTGCCAGATGCCGTCATGAAGTGTCGCACAGCTGGGATCCGG gttgtcatggtgactggAGACCACCCAATCACTGCAAAGGCCATAGCGGCAAACGTGGGGATCATCTCAGAGGGAAGTGAGACAGTGGAGGACATTGCTGCCAGGAAACGTATCCCTGTGGAGCAGGTCAACAAGAG GGATGCGCGAGCATGTGTGATCAGTGGGGGCCAACTGAAAGAAATGAGCAGTGAGGATCTGGATGACACTCTGAGGAATCATCCGGAGATGGTGTTTGCACGAACATCCCCCCAGCAGAAACTCATTATTGTAGAAAGCTGCCAACGCCTG GGCTCCATTGTGGCAGTGACTGGGGACGGTGTCAATGACTCTCCAGCTTTAAAAAAGGCGGACATTGGTATCGCTATGGGAATAGCCGGTTCTGATGCTGCCAAGAATGCAGCAGACATGATCCTATTGGATGATAACTTTGCCTCCATTGTCACTGGGGTGGAgcagg GTCGTCTGATCTTTGATAACCTGAAGAAATCCATCGCCTACACCCTGACCAAGAACATCCCTGAGCTCACACCCTACCTCATCTACATCACCGTCAGTGTGCCTCTTCCTCTCGGCTGCATCACCATCCTTTTCATCGAACTGGCCACTGACATT TACCCCTCTGTTTCACTCGCTTATGAGAAGGCAGAGAGTGACATCATGAATCTGAAGCCCAGGAACCCACGCAGGGATAGGCTGGTCAACGAAGCGCTGGCTGCCTATTCTTACTTCCAGATAG gAGCAATCCAGTCCTTTGCGGGCTTTACAGATTACTTTGCTGCCATGGCGCAGGAAGGCTGGTACCCCTTGCTGTGCGTTGGCCTCCGGTCCCAGTGGgagaacacacacctgcaggatgTACAGGACAGCTATGGCCAGGAgtgg ACCTTTAGCCAGCGGCTCTACCAGCAATACACTTGTTACACAGTCTTTTTCGTCAGTATAGAGATCTGCCAGATCTCAGATGTCCTTATTAGGAAGACCCGTCGCCTGTCGGTCTTTCAGCAGGGCTTGTTCAG GAACAAGGTTCTAGTGAGTGCTATCGTATTCCAGCTGCTTTTGGGTAACCTGCTGTGTTACTGCCCGGGGATGCCAAACATTTTTAACTTCATGCCCATCAG GGTTCAATGGTGGTTTGTTCCAGTGCCATATGGAATTCTAATCTTTGTTTATGACGAGATCAGAAAACTGGGAGTGAGACGATATCCAGGAA GTTGGTGGGACCAGGAGCTTTACTACTGA